GGGGGCCAGGGCCACATGCAGGTCGAGCAGGTCGCCGCGGTTGCCGGTATCCAGCACGTAGCGGGTGTAGGCCATGGTGGCGCGCGCTTCCGGCAGCTCGGCAAGGTCGGCCTCCGAAATGCCCCAGTCCCGGCAGTAGTCGATATGCAGGCCAAGCTCGACATCGATGATGGTCTTGAGGCCCTCCAGGCTATGGCGCAGCTCGGTGATATCACGGCTCTTGTAGGCCGCCAGGGCATAGGCGCGACCGAAGTGGATCAGGAACAGGTAGTCCTGCTGCAGGTAGTGGCGAAAGGCGTCTGAGGCGAGGGTGGCGTTACCCAGGTCGCGTACGAAGTCGTGCTCGATATAGGCGCGCCAGTCGGCGTGGCAGGCGGCGGTAAGGTCGCTGAAGCGATAACCCATGGTCGTCTCCGTAGTGGAAGGGGTCAGTAGATCCGGAAGCGGCGGTGCTCGGGATGGCCTTCCTGCTCCTGGATCACCTTGCGGTAGCGCTTGTACTCCCACTGGTACTGGGCGGGATCCAGGGCGATGGCGGCCTCCACGCAGGCGTTGACCCCGGTGGCCGACTCGACCTCGTCTGCCTGATAGACGCGCTGGTCGGCGGGCAGGAAGTGGATCTCGAAGCCCCGGCCGGGAATCCGGCGTGCCACACCGGTGACCACACGGGCCTCGGTGCGGGCGACGAGCTTGGGCAGCAGGGTGGCGGTGTAGGCGAGACGACCGAAGAAGGGCGCGAAGACGCCACTGCCCCAGTTCGGTTCCTGGTCGGGCAGGATGCCGATCGCCTCGCTGCGCTTGAGCGCCTTGAGCAAGGCGGCCACACCGCGCGGATTGGTGGGCACCAGGCTCGCCCCCATGCGTTCGCGTCCGGCGCGGGTCACGGCGTCGAGCTCGATGATCTTGGGTGGCTCGTACATGGCGGTGAAGGGGAAGTGGCTGGAGAGCCAGAAGTTGAGCACCTCCCAGTTGCCGAAGTGGGGGGCCAGCACGATGACTCCACGCCCCTCGGCGCGCGCCTCGTCGAGCAGTTCACGGCCATGCACGGCGAGTATCGAGGCCTCGACCCGACCGGGTTCGCCCATCCAGGCGAAGCCGATCTCGAGCATGGTGGCGGCGGAGTGGGTCAGGCTCTCGCCGGTGAGGCGGCGACGATCGGCAGCGCTCTGCTCCGGGTAGACCTGGGCCAGGTTTGCCTCGGTGACCTCGCGCTCGCGGCGGCTGAAACGCCGCACCAGCGGACCGATCAGGCGCGCCAGGCGCCACAGGGTGGCGAGCCGGCGACCGGCCAGCGATCGCCACAGGGTCTCGATGGCGCGGGCCTGCAGTGCGCTCGTGCGGGAAGAAGCCTTGGCCATGCCGTTACACCAGCCAGGTGTCCACGTTCTCGGGAGAACGCTTCTCCTGCAGCCCCTTGAAGCCCTTGACGCAGCGGATCACCAGCCACACCACGGCCACCAGCCACAGCACGAAGCCGATCAGCACGAACATCAGTACGCCGGACAGGCAGAAGTAGAGCAGGCCGATCCAGAAGGTGCGTACCTGGTAGCGATAGTGCTGGTCGAGCCACTCCGGCCCCTTGCCGCGGTAGACATAGGCGATCACCACGCCAACCAGGGCGGTGAGTCCCCCGGTGACGATGCTCGCCAGGTAGAGGGCGTAGATGACCATGGGGAGCGTCGTGTCGACCGGCTCGGGACTCTCGATGACCACATTGTCGTTCTGCAGGTTGTCGCTCATGGCGTGGGCTAACGTCCTGGTTCGGTATGGAAAGCTGGCCACCCATGATACCCAGCGAGGGCGGCAATGCCAGTGTTGGAGGTCTCAGTCGGCGTCGGGTGCGCTGCGCAGCGGTCGGCTGATCTCGAGCAGGTTGCCGTCCGGGTCGCGCAGATAGAGGGACTCGATGGCCCCGGTGGCGCCCTGGCGCTGTACCGGCCCCAGCTCGATCTCCACGTCCAGTGCCTCGAGGTGGCGGGCCACCTCATCCAGCGGCAGCAGGCTGCGCAGGCAGAGGTCCAGGCTGCCGGGAGTCGGCGTGGCGGCCCGGGGCTCGATATCGGTGGCGGTCCAGTGCAGGCGCAGGGCCAGGTCGCCGAGGATCAGGTCGACGCGTTCGCGATCGCGGTAGCGTACCTCCAGCCCCAGCACCCGGGAGTAGAAGTCCACGGCGCGGGAAATGTCGGTCACGGTGATGACCAGATGGTCCAGACCTGACAGCATTCGTCTCTCCTTGCAGGATTGTTCAGGCGTAAATGGCTCTGCCACAGAGGATACGATGATGCCGACCTGCCCGCTATGCGCATCCGCCGATACGGCGTTCTACCACTGCGATGCGCGGCGCGAGTACCACCGCTGCCGATGCTGCACGCTGGTCTTCGTGCCGCCGGCCTTCCGGCTCGATCCCCAAGCGGAGCGGGCGGTCTACGACCAGCACGAGAACTCGCCGGACGACCCCGGCTACCGGCGCTTCCTGTCGCGGCTCTTCGAACCGCTTAAGGCCAGGCTCGAGCACGGTGCCCGTGGGCTCGACTTCGGCGCCGGGCCGGGGCCGACGCTGTCGGTGATGTTCGAGGAGGCCGGTCACCGCATGGCGATCTATGACCCCTTCTATGCCCCCGGCGCCTCGGTACTTGAACAGTCCTACGATTTCATCACCGCCACCGAGGTGGTCGAGCACCTGTTCGCGCCCGGCAAGGAGCTGGCGA
The Halomonas sp. H10-9-1 DNA segment above includes these coding regions:
- a CDS encoding class I SAM-dependent methyltransferase, whose product is MMPTCPLCASADTAFYHCDARREYHRCRCCTLVFVPPAFRLDPQAERAVYDQHENSPDDPGYRRFLSRLFEPLKARLEHGARGLDFGAGPGPTLSVMFEEAGHRMAIYDPFYAPGASVLEQSYDFITATEVVEHLFAPGKELARLASLLRPGGWLGLMTKRVTDHAAFTRWHYILDPTHVSFFGEATFRWLADELGMSIEFPAADVVLLHKRPS
- a CDS encoding lysophospholipid acyltransferase family protein; amino-acid sequence: MAKASSRTSALQARAIETLWRSLAGRRLATLWRLARLIGPLVRRFSRREREVTEANLAQVYPEQSAADRRRLTGESLTHSAATMLEIGFAWMGEPGRVEASILAVHGRELLDEARAEGRGVIVLAPHFGNWEVLNFWLSSHFPFTAMYEPPKIIELDAVTRAGRERMGASLVPTNPRGVAALLKALKRSEAIGILPDQEPNWGSGVFAPFFGRLAYTATLLPKLVARTEARVVTGVARRIPGRGFEIHFLPADQRVYQADEVESATGVNACVEAAIALDPAQYQWEYKRYRKVIQEQEGHPEHRRFRIY
- the tenA gene encoding thiaminase II, translated to MGYRFSDLTAACHADWRAYIEHDFVRDLGNATLASDAFRHYLQQDYLFLIHFGRAYALAAYKSRDITELRHSLEGLKTIIDVELGLHIDYCRDWGISEADLAELPEARATMAYTRYVLDTGNRGDLLDLHVALAPCLVGYGVIADWLNSRPATLRGNANPYDAWIAMYESEEFQAARRTEEAWLDARLAEVTPRRFDELVQVFRDATRLEIDFWQMGLDRSL
- a CDS encoding VOC family protein, with translation MLSGLDHLVITVTDISRAVDFYSRVLGLEVRYRDRERVDLILGDLALRLHWTATDIEPRAATPTPGSLDLCLRSLLPLDEVARHLEALDVEIELGPVQRQGATGAIESLYLRDPDGNLLEISRPLRSAPDAD